TCACATGTCTTGACCAATAACATCGAAAAAGTAGAAGTGATTGAAGGGCCTTATGATGTCACAAACTTTGGAACACTCAGTGGTGTGGTAAAAGTAACAACAAGTAAACCAACCAAAGAAACTCATGGGGATGTCAATCTCAACGTCGGTAGTTGGGGCTATAAGAAGGCGTCTGCCTCTGTGAGTGGGGGGACTGATAAAGTGCGCGTCTTAATAGGTGCCTCAACAGAGCAAGGAGGGCAATATAAAGATGGCAATGGCAATACCTTAGCAGAACAACTCAAACTTGCCACCGATGGAACATCAGATGCTCCAAAACAATACAAACCAAGTGAGTTTGACAGAGACGCATACAAAAAGACATCATTTATGGGTAAATTGTATATTGATGTCACGGAGAATCAAGAGTTACAACTTGGCTATACCGGTAATAGAAGTGATAATATCCTCTATCCTTCTACTCCGATGGATGCCATCTCAGATGATTCAGATTTGTACAATGTCAAATATATCATTAAAAATCTCAACCAATACTCTGATCGATTGAATTTTGAGTATTATTACTCCACAGTTGACCATCCAATGACCACGCAGTATAGAAAAGCAAGTGATACTGCGATGGGAACCATGGCTAATGTCATGAGCTCCACCATCTATGGAGGAAAAATCAGCAATGACTTTCATATCGATGATGCCAAAATCTCTTATGGTATTGATGCGAGCAAGCGAAATTGGGATGGAAGGTATTGGAAAAATTACACCTCCGCCACACCGATTCCATCATTTAAAAGTATCCCGGATGTTGATACAACCAATGTTGCGCTCTTTACTAAAGGAAAGAAAAGTTACGGTAAATATGATCTAGAAGGTGGTTTGAGATACGATCATACAAAAATAGAAGCCGGCAATAGTGATCCAAGCAAAACCTATGATGATCTTAGTGGATATATCTTGGCCTATTATAACCAAAGTGATGCACTTAAATATTTTGCAGGCATCGGAAAATCCATCCGAGTCCCTGATGGCAAAGAGTCACACGACCGTGACAAAAGCAATGCATTGATTGGAAATCCAAATTTAAATGAAACCAAAAACTATGAAGCCGATCTTGGATTTGAAGTTCATCAAGATAATGCCGCCGTCAAAGTCAAACTCTTTTATAGTATCTTGAAAGATTTTATTATTTTCAACAAATCAGACAACCAATATCAAAATGTTGATGCTACACTTTATGGAGCAGAATTAAGTGGTACCTATTTTGCAACCGATTCGATCTACTTTGATTTTGGAGTCGCCTATCAAAGAGGTGAAAAAGATGAACCATTGGCAAATCAAACCAACACCAATCTACCATCAATTCCACCAATCAAAGCCAATATTGGTATCAACTATGATTATGATCCAACACTCTCTTTCAAAGCCGAAATCGTCGCTTCTGGCAAATGGTCTGATTATGATGCGGACAATGGCGAACAAGAGATCGATAGTTGGAGTATTGTCAATCTAAAAGCGAGCAAAGATTTCTATAAACGATTCAATATTACAGTGGGAATTAACAATATCTTTGACAAAGCATATGCGATTTCCAACACCTATAGCGATTTGACTTTAGTATCGGGAACCGCTAGTAATGTGATGCTATTAAATGAGCCAGGTCGATATTATTATATGAATCTAAAATATAAATTTTAGAAGATATAATGGATATTGAACTTCTAAAAAATCTTGTTGATTATGGGATTTTAGGCATATTGGGGTTGATGAGCTTTTTGGCGGTTTGGTTTTATATCGAGCGTTTG
This genomic window from Sulfurospirillum sp. 1612 contains:
- a CDS encoding TonB-dependent receptor is translated as MNKKVCISVMCALCINAYATDLGKIEVTDFKTSKVVEHVNQEEVKSADLAESLSRVVPSISLQRRSGIANDIILRGQRKDDINVLIDDGKIYGACPNRMDPPTSHVLTNNIEKVEVIEGPYDVTNFGTLSGVVKVTTSKPTKETHGDVNLNVGSWGYKKASASVSGGTDKVRVLIGASTEQGGQYKDGNGNTLAEQLKLATDGTSDAPKQYKPSEFDRDAYKKTSFMGKLYIDVTENQELQLGYTGNRSDNILYPSTPMDAISDDSDLYNVKYIIKNLNQYSDRLNFEYYYSTVDHPMTTQYRKASDTAMGTMANVMSSTIYGGKISNDFHIDDAKISYGIDASKRNWDGRYWKNYTSATPIPSFKSIPDVDTTNVALFTKGKKSYGKYDLEGGLRYDHTKIEAGNSDPSKTYDDLSGYILAYYNQSDALKYFAGIGKSIRVPDGKESHDRDKSNALIGNPNLNETKNYEADLGFEVHQDNAAVKVKLFYSILKDFIIFNKSDNQYQNVDATLYGAELSGTYFATDSIYFDFGVAYQRGEKDEPLANQTNTNLPSIPPIKANIGINYDYDPTLSFKAEIVASGKWSDYDADNGEQEIDSWSIVNLKASKDFYKRFNITVGINNIFDKAYAISNTYSDLTLVSGTASNVMLLNEPGRYYYMNLKYKF